From a single Vitis vinifera cultivar Pinot Noir 40024 chromosome 18, ASM3070453v1 genomic region:
- the LOC100255821 gene encoding uncharacterized protein LOC100255821: protein MAEQVKLFVGGVSGAITEGLLRDYFSKYGTVVETYIRRDSGRTPRGGFGFVTFADAASLSRALQDQQQHFIQGQRVEVKRAMNKGQRNLDGSGNNNFTSKKIFVGGLSSNLTEEEFKNYFERFGRITDVVVMHDSATRRPRGFGFITFESEESVEHVMQNNFYELNGKRVEVKRAVPKEANNNNKNGYNMRMGGGRGSSFPLHGQNLPYAPAPGYEIFPGYFPYSGYGCIENYCYAATSMYPGGYFMGENAGIDYGRTPFQHPWNGPGSLGSAIMYPPYSSGRNMVAGSSNGLVGPRTSSRSQADATPTPSQNDSSLEDANGNFNPPSLVLNNSVGGKLGMVCNGEAPNSAGENSGPHSLKDDGAVSSPLKEDGSEFSSHLKVDCAASPSDSKDDGTVSPSDSFDGAASPDIKGDGVASSSDSYDNGSTCSLNTSTDNLECNGAASNSSYDIQNQNDIDEQLKPSPDCDSS, encoded by the exons ATGGCGGAGCAGGTCAAGTTGTTCGTTGGGGGAGTTTCCGGCGCCATCACCGAAGGGCTGCTGAGGGACTACTTCAGCAAGTACGGTACTGTTGTGGAGACTTACATTAGAAGGGATTCTGGGAGAACGCCTAGAGGGGGCTTTGGATTTGTTACTTTTGCTGACGCTGCTTCCCTCAGTAGAGCTCTCCAGGATCAGCAGCAGCATTTTATACAAGGACAAAGG GTCGAAGTGAAAAGGGCGATGAACAAAGGTCAGAGAAATTTAGATGGTAGTGGCAATAATAATTTTACGTCGAAAAAGATCTTTGTGGGAGGGTTATCATCTAATCTAACAGAGGAAGAATTCAAGAATTACTTTGAGAGGTTTGGTAGAATTACAGATGTAGTTGTGATGCACGATAGCGCTACTCGCCGCCCGAGGGGATTTGGGTTCATTACTTTTGAGTCTGAGGAATCTGTTGAGCATGTTATGCAGAATAACTTCTATGAGTTAAATGGAAAGCGTGTGGAGGTGAAGAGAGCCGTGCCAAAAGAAGcaaacaacaataataaaaatggtTATAATATGAGGATGGGTGGTGGAAGAGGGTCTTCCTTTCCTCTGCATGGGCAGAACTTGCCTTATGCTCCTGCTCCTGGATATGAGATTTTTCCAGGTTATTTTCCTTATTCAGGATATGGAtgtattgaaaattattgttatGCTGCAACTAGCATGTATCCTGGTGGTTACTTTATGGGAGAGAATGCTGGAATTGACTATGGAAGGACACCTTTTCAGCACCCTTGGAATGGCCCTGGATCTCTTGGCAGTGCTATCATGTATCCTCCATACTCAAGTGGTAGGAACATGGTTGCTGGTTCGTCTAATGGGCTTGTAGGGCCAAGAACAAGCTCTAGATCACAAGCTGATGCGACCCCAACCCCATCTCAGAATGACTCTTCCTTGGAGGATGCTAATGGTAACTTCAATCCTCCCTCTTTGGTCCTGAACAATTCAGTTGGGGGAAAGTTGGGTATGGTTTGCAATGGTGAAGCTCCTAATTCGGCTGGGGAGAACTCTGGACCTCATTCTTTGAAGGATGATGGTGCTGTTTCTTCACCTTTGAAAGAAGATGGTTCTGAATTTTCTTCGCATTTGAAGGTTGATTGTGCTGCATCTCCTTCAGATTCAAAGGATGATGGTACTGTTTCTCCTTCAGATTCCTTTGATGGTGCTGCTTCTCCAGATATAAAGGGTGATGGTGTGGCTTCTTCTTCAGATTCGTACGACAATGGTTCTACTTGTAGCTTGAATACAAGCACTGATAATTTGGAGTGCAATGGTGCTGCTTCTAATTCTAGTTACGACatacaaaatcaaaatgataTTGATGAACAACTTAAGCCTTCCCCTGATTGTGATTCTAGCTGA